A DNA window from Mucilaginibacter xinganensis contains the following coding sequences:
- the fabG gene encoding 3-oxoacyl-[acyl-carrier-protein] reductase: MKLLEGKTALITGASKGIGRKIAEKFAAHGANVAFTYLSSVEKGQALEQELQSFGTQVKGYRSDASKFDEAEKLINDIIADFGTLHIVVNNAGITKDGLLMRMTEAQWDEVMDVNLKSIFNVTKAASKIMMKNRNGVFINMSSVVGVQGNAGQANYAASKAGIIGFSKSIAKELGSRNIRTNVVAPGFIKTEMTEVLDPKVVEGWAQAIPLKRGGETEDVANCCVFLASDMASYITGQVIPVDGGML, translated from the coding sequence ATGAAATTATTAGAAGGAAAAACCGCACTTATCACGGGAGCATCAAAAGGGATAGGGCGTAAAATTGCAGAAAAGTTTGCAGCGCATGGCGCTAATGTAGCTTTCACTTATTTATCATCTGTTGAAAAAGGACAAGCCCTTGAACAGGAACTGCAAAGCTTTGGCACACAGGTAAAAGGCTATCGCTCTGACGCATCAAAATTTGATGAGGCCGAAAAACTGATCAATGATATTATCGCCGATTTCGGCACCCTGCATATAGTGGTTAATAACGCCGGCATAACCAAAGACGGTTTGCTGATGCGCATGACGGAAGCCCAATGGGATGAGGTAATGGATGTTAACTTAAAATCAATATTTAACGTTACCAAGGCTGCATCAAAAATCATGATGAAAAACCGCAACGGTGTATTCATTAACATGAGTTCTGTTGTAGGTGTACAGGGTAATGCAGGCCAGGCTAACTACGCGGCTTCAAAAGCTGGCATCATCGGCTTTTCAAAATCAATAGCCAAGGAATTAGGCTCACGCAACATCCGTACCAACGTGGTAGCCCCAGGCTTTATAAAAACCGAAATGACCGAAGTGCTGGATCCTAAAGTTGTTGAAGGCTGGGCGCAGGCTATTCCACTTAAACGCGGCGGCGAAACAGAAGATGTGGCCAATTGCTGCGTTTTCCTGGCATCAGACATGGCTTCATACATCACCGGGCAGGTAATTCCTGTTGATGGTGGAATGTTGTAG
- a CDS encoding TonB-dependent receptor domain-containing protein → MKRFYIIIAILCSFITANAQVGLGGGGSTIVGKISGNVIDSLTKKPLDYASVGLYRSGGKAPITGGITDEKGNFKLDNVKPGNYKLVISFIGYPSKTIDPVVTTASKPDNNMGIIIVSPGAKLLKEVTITGQTALIENKIDKIVYNAEKDITAAGGNATDILGKVPLVAVDINGNVSVRGDQNVRVLINGKPSGATSTSLSDVLKAIPASQIKSIEVITSPSAKYDAEGSAGIINIITKSKNVSGISGSVNTAVGTRQNNGNFNLNYNKNRFNFSANLGGNLTWPQTSITNFDQQIDLDTVHTHTTSHGTSRVTRHATNSSVSAGYEFNAFNSITSSFKLLDFNFNTNGNTSTQSATPYDNHLQQHNEFSNFDWNLDYTHKYKKEGEELDLSTQWSHGSGITDYTNTYSAVFNNIQNNLNGKNNEYTIQADYTLPISKTLKLEAGGKSIFRRINSTSNYYDDTNKSGDFTFDPSLSNIYKYNQNVFAGYTVFTVTLPKQWSVMAGVRDENTDIKGEPINATQNLSPFNQNYNTLVPSLTIQKQLNAKQTIKLAYSKRITRPSLQFLNPFVSQVNIQSQTQGNPTLDPEVSQTVELDYNSFIGTSILNISGYYKHTTNLIENIARPISVVVDGIAQGGTLTTYQNIGANNSLGGSIFGTINPIKALTIIMSVNAFTYKPDPSGVFHLEQTQNGTYIQYGGFARASLTLPKDYIAEAFVFGNSPRHTIQGTTPTFSIFGIGAKKQFMQKKLAIGVNAIEPFSEYKSFNSDLKSPGFKQSSSFQMPFRSFGLTFSYTFGKLSFSNPNAPKKGVNNDDMKQGDQGGGMGGGGGR, encoded by the coding sequence ATGAAACGTTTTTACATAATTATAGCAATACTATGCTCTTTTATTACCGCAAACGCCCAGGTGGGTTTAGGCGGTGGTGGCTCAACAATAGTGGGGAAAATTTCCGGCAATGTTATTGACTCCCTCACCAAAAAACCGCTTGACTATGCCTCTGTGGGCCTTTACAGAAGCGGCGGCAAAGCGCCTATCACCGGTGGTATCACTGATGAAAAAGGAAACTTTAAGCTGGATAATGTTAAACCTGGAAATTACAAGTTAGTGATTTCTTTTATCGGTTACCCCAGTAAAACTATTGACCCCGTTGTAACAACGGCTTCAAAGCCCGATAATAATATGGGTATCATTATTGTGTCACCGGGCGCAAAATTGTTAAAAGAGGTTACAATTACCGGACAAACAGCATTAATTGAAAACAAAATTGATAAGATTGTTTACAATGCGGAGAAGGACATAACCGCAGCAGGCGGCAACGCAACGGATATATTGGGCAAAGTGCCGCTGGTTGCAGTTGATATTAACGGTAACGTATCTGTCCGCGGTGATCAGAACGTGCGTGTGCTGATCAATGGCAAACCATCCGGTGCTACTTCAACCAGCCTTTCTGACGTATTAAAAGCCATTCCTGCAAGCCAGATCAAAAGCATTGAAGTTATTACCTCGCCGTCTGCAAAATACGACGCTGAGGGTTCGGCCGGTATCATCAATATCATTACAAAATCCAAAAATGTTTCAGGCATAAGCGGATCGGTAAATACCGCTGTGGGCACCCGTCAAAACAATGGTAACTTCAATTTGAATTACAACAAAAACCGTTTTAATTTTTCGGCCAACCTTGGCGGTAACTTAACATGGCCGCAAACTTCTATAACTAATTTTGATCAGCAGATTGATCTGGATACGGTTCATACGCACACCACCAGCCATGGTACCAGCCGGGTTACCAGGCATGCCACCAATAGCTCTGTGAGTGCCGGTTATGAATTTAACGCTTTTAACAGCATTACCTCATCGTTTAAATTGCTGGATTTTAATTTTAATACAAACGGCAATACTTCAACCCAATCTGCAACACCTTATGACAATCACCTGCAACAACATAACGAGTTCAGCAACTTCGACTGGAACCTTGACTACACGCACAAATACAAAAAAGAAGGTGAAGAACTTGACCTGTCAACCCAATGGAGCCATGGCAGCGGGATAACTGATTATACCAACACTTATTCTGCGGTTTTTAATAATATACAAAACAATCTTAACGGTAAAAATAACGAATATACCATACAGGCAGACTACACCCTGCCTATAAGCAAAACGCTTAAGCTGGAAGCCGGTGGCAAGAGTATTTTCAGGAGGATAAACAGTACGTCAAATTACTATGATGACACCAATAAATCCGGAGATTTTACATTTGACCCTTCGTTATCAAATATTTACAAATACAACCAAAACGTATTCGCGGGTTATACAGTGTTTACCGTGACGCTGCCGAAACAGTGGTCGGTTATGGCAGGTGTAAGGGATGAGAATACGGATATTAAAGGCGAACCCATTAATGCAACACAGAATTTGTCTCCGTTTAATCAAAACTATAACACACTTGTGCCAAGCTTAACAATTCAAAAGCAACTTAATGCCAAGCAAACTATAAAACTGGCTTACAGCAAACGCATAACCCGGCCAAGCTTACAGTTCCTGAATCCGTTTGTGAGCCAGGTTAATATCCAAAGCCAAACTCAAGGTAATCCAACACTGGACCCGGAAGTTTCGCAGACTGTTGAATTGGATTATAATTCCTTCATCGGGACTTCAATATTGAACATTTCAGGCTACTATAAGCACACTACTAACCTGATTGAAAACATTGCACGGCCAATATCAGTTGTTGTTGATGGCATAGCACAGGGCGGTACATTAACAACTTATCAAAACATTGGCGCAAATAATTCTCTTGGCGGCAGCATTTTTGGAACTATCAATCCGATTAAAGCTTTAACAATTATTATGAGTGTTAATGCGTTTACCTACAAGCCAGACCCTTCGGGGGTATTCCATCTTGAACAAACGCAAAATGGCACCTATATTCAGTATGGCGGTTTTGCACGCGCAAGTTTAACGCTGCCAAAAGATTATATTGCAGAAGCATTCGTATTTGGCAACTCGCCACGTCATACCATACAGGGTACAACACCAACATTCAGTATTTTTGGCATAGGGGCTAAAAAGCAATTTATGCAAAAGAAACTTGCAATTGGGGTGAATGCTATTGAGCCTTTCAGCGAATACAAAAGCTTTAATTCAGACTTAAAGAGCCCCGGCTTTAAACAATCCAGCAGCTTCCAGATGCCCTTCCGTTCATTTGGCTTAACGTTTAGTTATACCTTTGGAAAGCTTAGCTTCAGCAACCCTAACGCGCCTAAAAAAGGCGTTAACAATGATGACATGAAACAAGGTGATCAGGGCGGCGGCATGGGCGGCGGCGGCGGCAGATAA
- a CDS encoding MutS-related protein, which produces MDIITDYQQKSDFAQNEADKYKQLANNYSLYRLGVFGLFILAVCIAVSLDQIVIVAISLILLIFWFSWLIKKQNKYETLKNYFIDLKKVTDNEIDSIKSCANMYDNGAMFNNDAHYYTSDIDIYGNYSLFKLINRSATFPGMVKLAAWLHKPATKEVILLRQQAVAEIAGKNDWKLDIQAHLLFSLKQQKEQIKNLLAYLKIPVKINGEKWLIVYCTLAPFILLATVITGVFYTKAFYFLPVLGLFNYRQSSSRSDIVDKTDLIAGRIGATLKHFVQAFKSIENEKWESVYLSGVSSQIKNINGDAISFRISQLSTLINKLNSRLNLVVDIIMNVLFVWNIRQIIAIEKWKLNNQESLETAFDVLAEFEAVISLASLHINYPEWTFPQIVDGAGYTLSGKNLAHPLINAGKRVANDYELNDTFKIDIITGSNMAGKSTFLRTIGINTVLALCGAPVCASEMQVSVITIITYMRIKDSLNESTSTFKAELDRLQMLLKAVETENKVFFLIDEMLRGTNSVDKYLGSKAVIEQLIKKKGVGMVATHDLQIAELEQSHPDYVRNFYFDIQIVNGEMLFDYKIKDGECKTFNASLLLKQIGIDVEA; this is translated from the coding sequence ATGGATATAATAACAGATTACCAGCAAAAATCGGACTTTGCGCAAAACGAAGCCGATAAATATAAACAACTTGCTAATAACTACTCTTTGTACAGGTTAGGGGTGTTTGGGCTGTTCATACTTGCCGTATGCATAGCTGTTAGCCTTGATCAAATTGTTATTGTAGCCATTTCATTAATACTTTTGATATTTTGGTTTAGCTGGCTTATAAAAAAACAAAACAAATACGAGACGCTAAAAAACTACTTCATTGATCTTAAAAAGGTTACAGATAATGAAATAGATTCGATAAAAAGCTGTGCTAATATGTATGATAATGGTGCCATGTTTAATAACGATGCGCACTATTATACATCAGATATTGATATATACGGTAATTACTCCCTTTTTAAGCTGATCAATCGGTCAGCAACTTTCCCTGGTATGGTTAAATTGGCTGCCTGGCTGCATAAACCGGCAACTAAGGAAGTGATTTTGTTGCGTCAGCAGGCAGTAGCCGAGATTGCCGGTAAAAACGATTGGAAGCTTGATATCCAGGCGCACCTCCTGTTTTCATTAAAGCAACAAAAAGAGCAGATTAAAAACCTGTTGGCATATTTAAAAATTCCGGTTAAAATTAATGGTGAAAAATGGTTGATTGTTTATTGCACGCTAGCCCCGTTTATTTTGCTGGCTACAGTAATAACGGGTGTGTTTTACACAAAGGCGTTTTACTTTTTGCCTGTTTTAGGCTTGTTCAATTACCGGCAGTCGTCTTCACGATCGGATATTGTCGATAAAACCGACCTGATAGCCGGTAGGATAGGGGCAACGCTTAAGCATTTTGTTCAAGCTTTTAAGAGCATTGAAAATGAAAAATGGGAATCGGTTTATTTAAGCGGAGTATCTAGCCAAATAAAAAATATAAATGGAGATGCAATCTCATTCCGGATTTCACAACTTTCAACGCTGATCAACAAGCTTAACTCCCGGCTAAACCTGGTAGTGGATATCATAATGAATGTACTGTTTGTTTGGAACATCCGCCAGATCATCGCTATAGAAAAGTGGAAACTTAACAACCAGGAAAGTTTAGAGACGGCATTTGATGTATTGGCCGAATTTGAAGCTGTAATAAGTCTTGCATCCCTGCATATTAATTATCCTGAATGGACGTTCCCACAAATTGTCGATGGTGCCGGTTATACTTTGTCAGGAAAAAACCTTGCACACCCGCTTATTAATGCCGGCAAGCGCGTGGCTAATGATTATGAACTGAATGATACTTTTAAAATAGATATTATTACCGGCTCAAATATGGCGGGTAAAAGCACATTTTTACGTACCATCGGCATTAACACGGTGTTGGCGCTTTGCGGTGCGCCTGTTTGCGCATCAGAAATGCAGGTATCGGTTATCACTATCATAACTTACATGCGCATTAAGGATTCGCTTAATGAAAGTACATCAACCTTTAAGGCGGAGCTTGACCGGCTGCAAATGCTGCTTAAAGCTGTTGAAACTGAGAACAAGGTTTTCTTTTTGATAGATGAAATGCTGCGCGGCACCAACTCGGTTGATAAATACCTGGGCTCAAAAGCGGTAATAGAGCAGTTGATCAAGAAAAAAGGGGTAGGCATGGTGGCTACGCACGATCTGCAGATAGCAGAGCTTGAGCAGTCGCATCCGGATTATGTGCGCAATTTTTATTTCGACATCCAGATAGTAAACGGCGAAATGCTGTTCGACTACAAGATAAAAGATGGCGAATGCAAAACCTTTAATGCGTCGTTACTGCTGAAGCAGATAGGGATTGATGTGGAAGCTTAG
- the rlmH gene encoding 23S rRNA (pseudouridine(1915)-N(3))-methyltransferase RlmH, protein MKITFLTVGKTEDAYLKEGIEKYVKRLKHYTKLLIIELDELKNTKALTQDQQKTKEAELILKKISPVDHVVLLDEKGMELSSQQFAAYIDKKAIGSVANIVFVVGGPYGFDASVYARANDKLSLSAMTFSHQMVRLFFTEQLYRAFTIIKGEPYHHQ, encoded by the coding sequence ATGAAGATAACATTCCTAACCGTTGGCAAAACCGAAGACGCTTATTTAAAGGAAGGGATTGAAAAATATGTAAAGCGGTTAAAGCATTATACCAAACTGCTCATTATTGAATTAGACGAGTTAAAAAACACCAAAGCCTTAACCCAGGACCAGCAAAAAACCAAAGAAGCTGAGCTCATTCTTAAAAAGATCAGCCCTGTTGATCATGTAGTGCTGCTTGATGAAAAAGGAATGGAGTTAAGCTCGCAGCAATTTGCAGCGTATATTGATAAAAAAGCGATTGGTTCGGTCGCTAATATTGTTTTTGTTGTTGGGGGGCCCTACGGGTTTGACGCTTCGGTCTACGCGCGCGCCAATGATAAACTTTCGCTTTCCGCTATGACCTTTTCCCATCAAATGGTGCGCCTGTTTTTCACGGAGCAACTTTACCGCGCCTTTACCATAATTAAAGGTGAACCTTATCACCACCAATAA
- a CDS encoding aspartyl/asparaginyl beta-hydroxylase domain-containing protein produces MHTVITELISLKFVLFYILIISTIIVHYRGKVRFKFFRQLTDHSTFMAPINMPMYAFSGVENQPYIKSANFPQLRLLKDNWQTIRDEALQLEREELIKGSDKYNDMGFNSFFRRGWKRFYLKWYDDFHPSAKKYCPQTIELIKGIPEVKAAMFAVLPAGSELLMHRDPYAGSLRYHLGLITPNSDQCHIVVDGQSYAWKDGEDVIFDETYIHYAENKTDIDRIILFCDIQRPVKTMFARGWNKFFGWFIMAAAVSPNMGEDKTGNINKAFRYVYSIRLVGKRIKAYNINLYYCVKYALMLGILYLIFF; encoded by the coding sequence ATGCATACAGTAATTACCGAACTTATATCCCTTAAGTTTGTATTATTCTACATCTTAATCATATCCACCATCATTGTTCATTACAGGGGTAAGGTGAGGTTTAAATTTTTCAGGCAGTTAACAGACCATTCAACATTTATGGCCCCGATTAATATGCCGATGTATGCATTTTCAGGAGTGGAAAACCAACCCTACATCAAATCAGCAAACTTTCCCCAACTACGTTTATTAAAAGACAACTGGCAAACCATCAGGGATGAAGCCTTGCAGCTGGAGCGCGAGGAGCTGATCAAGGGCTCGGACAAGTATAACGACATGGGCTTTAACTCGTTTTTTCGGCGGGGATGGAAACGTTTTTATTTAAAATGGTACGATGACTTTCATCCTTCCGCAAAAAAGTATTGTCCGCAAACTATTGAACTGATCAAGGGCATCCCCGAAGTAAAAGCCGCCATGTTTGCGGTATTGCCGGCGGGCAGCGAATTGCTGATGCACCGCGACCCGTATGCCGGTTCGTTACGCTATCACCTGGGTTTGATCACCCCAAATTCCGATCAATGCCATATTGTGGTTGACGGACAGAGCTATGCCTGGAAAGATGGTGAAGATGTAATTTTTGACGAAACTTATATTCATTATGCAGAAAACAAAACGGATATTGATCGCATCATTCTTTTTTGCGACATCCAGCGCCCTGTAAAAACCATGTTTGCACGCGGCTGGAATAAGTTCTTCGGCTGGTTTATTATGGCGGCGGCCGTATCTCCAAATATGGGCGAAGACAAAACCGGAAATATTAACAAAGCTTTCAGGTATGTATATTCCATCAGGCTGGTGGGCAAGCGGATAAAAGCTTATAACATTAATTTATACTATTGTGTAAAATACGCACTGATGCTGGGCATATTATACCTTATATTTTTTTAA
- a CDS encoding cation diffusion facilitator family transporter gives MSAGHDHSHHHHHDHAPKLDHLNAAFVWGIILNSAFVVIEVIAGLSTHSLSLLTDAGHNLSDVASLALALLAFKLTKVSSTSQYTYGYKRSTIIVSFFNAVILFVAVGFIIYEAITRFMHTEVVSGGTMAWVALIGIGVNAFTAWLFVKDKDTDLNVKGAYLHMAVDAIVSFGVVVSGVIIYFTNLYWIDSVVSLVIAIVILKGTWSLLKDSLRLEMDGVPKEMDLEKIKAELMKCKGVIDVHHMHVWALSTTENALTAHLVIKQELLANFNNIKKDLRHRLEHLDINHATFEPEIEEEECKHVDC, from the coding sequence ATGTCAGCAGGTCACGATCATTCACATCATCATCACCATGATCATGCCCCCAAGCTTGATCACCTTAACGCCGCCTTTGTATGGGGTATCATCTTAAATTCGGCATTTGTAGTTATTGAAGTAATTGCTGGTTTAAGCACGCATTCGCTATCGTTGCTTACCGATGCCGGCCACAACCTGAGTGATGTTGCCAGCCTTGCCCTGGCGTTATTAGCTTTTAAACTTACCAAAGTAAGCTCAACCAGTCAATATACTTACGGTTACAAAAGGTCAACTATAATTGTGTCGTTCTTTAACGCAGTAATTTTGTTTGTGGCGGTGGGCTTTATTATTTATGAAGCTATAACGCGCTTTATGCACACCGAAGTAGTTTCGGGTGGCACTATGGCGTGGGTAGCTTTAATAGGCATAGGCGTTAATGCGTTTACAGCATGGCTTTTTGTAAAAGATAAGGATACCGACCTGAATGTTAAAGGCGCCTACCTGCACATGGCAGTTGACGCTATCGTATCTTTCGGCGTGGTGGTGTCAGGTGTGATCATCTATTTTACAAACCTGTATTGGATAGATAGTGTAGTGTCCCTGGTTATTGCTATTGTGATATTAAAAGGCACCTGGAGCTTGCTTAAGGATAGCCTGAGGCTGGAGATGGATGGTGTTCCAAAGGAAATGGACCTGGAAAAGATCAAGGCTGAACTGATGAAATGCAAAGGAGTTATTGATGTGCACCACATGCACGTATGGGCACTTAGTACAACTGAAAATGCACTGACCGCTCACCTGGTGATCAAACAGGAATTACTGGCAAACTTTAACAACATAAAAAAGGACCTGCGGCACCGCCTTGAACATTTGGATATTAACCATGCTACATTTGAACCCGAAATTGAAGAAGAGGAATGTAAGCACGTAGATTGCTAA
- a CDS encoding DUF5606 family protein, with translation MNLQGIVAVSGKPGLWRALAQNKTGYILESLDAQRTKLIANLSTAKLAALHEITIFGLDDDIKLTDVFERMKASSSVPDTKADGKKLREFFREVSPDHDEEKVYASDMKKIISWYQILKDMPLFNETDPAVAPAEEAAPVAEEPAKVEAAETEVAPAKPKAKKAAAKKA, from the coding sequence ATGAATTTACAGGGAATTGTAGCCGTATCAGGTAAGCCGGGCCTATGGAGAGCATTGGCTCAAAATAAAACAGGCTATATTTTAGAAAGCCTTGATGCGCAAAGAACCAAGCTGATTGCCAATTTATCAACAGCTAAGCTGGCAGCGCTTCACGAGATTACCATTTTTGGCCTGGATGACGATATTAAGCTAACAGACGTTTTTGAGCGGATGAAAGCCTCATCAAGCGTTCCGGATACTAAAGCTGATGGAAAAAAGCTAAGGGAATTTTTCAGGGAAGTATCGCCTGATCATGATGAAGAAAAAGTTTATGCTTCGGATATGAAAAAGATCATTAGCTGGTACCAGATATTAAAGGATATGCCGTTGTTTAACGAAACCGATCCTGCAGTTGCTCCCGCTGAAGAAGCAGCCCCGGTTGCTGAAGAACCTGCAAAGGTTGAAGCAGCAGAAACTGAAGTAGCGCCGGCAAAGCCAAAAGCAAAAAAAGCAGCAGCAAAAAAAGCATAA
- a CDS encoding peptidylprolyl isomerase, with protein MSKAIIKTEKGDMTVEFYDKDAPNTVANFLGLAKSGFYDNVTFHRVIPNFVIQGGDPTGTGAGGSGTRIDCELTGDNQYHDRGVLSMAHAGRNTGSSQFFICHSRDNTAHLDRNHTVFGKVVENVEVVDAIRQGDKILGIDVIEG; from the coding sequence ATGAGCAAAGCAATAATCAAAACCGAAAAAGGCGACATGACCGTTGAGTTTTATGACAAGGATGCACCTAACACAGTAGCAAACTTTCTTGGCCTGGCAAAGTCGGGATTTTATGACAACGTAACGTTTCACAGGGTGATCCCTAATTTCGTGATCCAGGGCGGCGATCCAACCGGTACAGGTGCAGGCGGCTCAGGAACGAGGATTGATTGTGAATTAACCGGCGATAACCAGTACCATGATCGTGGTGTGCTTTCAATGGCTCATGCAGGCCGTAATACCGGCAGCTCACAGTTTTTTATCTGCCATAGCCGCGATAATACCGCGCACTTAGACAGGAACCATACTGTATTTGGTAAAGTGGTTGAAAACGTTGAGGTAGTTGACGCTATTCGTCAGGGTGATAAAATTTTAGGAATTGATGTTATTGAGGGATAG
- a CDS encoding asparagine synthetase B, with protein MDDAQKDHLKSYGIAFWTLKNGEEIDWLLNYRGGSFMMKYDKKIEDECKIRGVSYEVWADAKVNQVLAEVSDPSVNMDVVKLEKAPKMAVYSPKNKLPWDDAVTLVLKYAEIPYDVVYDEEVIKGDLPKYDWLHLHHEDFTGQYSKFYGAFRYEQWYNDDIRIQEATAHKLGFKKVSQMKLAVAEHIRDFCAGGGFLFAMCSGTDTFDIALAAANTDICEQMFDGDAADPAAQSKLDFSQTFAFKNFTLDMNPMSHQFSNIDVTTTRQVERSRDFFTLFDFSAKWDVVPSMLTQNHDKVIKGFMGLTTAYNKTLLKPGVTIMGETKSSNEARYIHGEYGKGQWTFYSGHDPEDYQHIVGDPPTDLKLHPNSPGYRLILNNVLFPAAKKKKQKT; from the coding sequence ATGGATGACGCGCAAAAAGATCACCTTAAATCATACGGTATTGCCTTCTGGACGTTAAAGAACGGTGAAGAGATTGACTGGCTGCTCAATTACCGGGGTGGCAGCTTTATGATGAAATATGATAAAAAGATTGAGGATGAGTGTAAGATCCGTGGCGTTAGCTACGAGGTTTGGGCAGATGCAAAGGTGAACCAGGTATTAGCCGAAGTGAGTGATCCTTCAGTAAACATGGATGTGGTTAAATTAGAAAAAGCCCCAAAAATGGCCGTTTATTCGCCCAAAAACAAACTGCCGTGGGATGACGCCGTTACACTGGTTTTAAAATATGCCGAAATTCCGTATGATGTGGTTTACGATGAAGAAGTGATAAAGGGCGATCTGCCCAAATATGACTGGCTGCACCTGCATCACGAGGATTTTACAGGCCAGTACAGTAAGTTTTACGGCGCTTTCAGGTACGAACAGTGGTATAACGACGACATCAGAATCCAGGAGGCTACAGCGCACAAACTAGGCTTTAAAAAAGTATCGCAAATGAAATTGGCAGTTGCCGAACATATCCGTGACTTTTGCGCCGGTGGCGGGTTCCTGTTCGCTATGTGCTCGGGTACCGATACATTTGATATTGCACTGGCTGCTGCCAACACCGACATTTGTGAACAGATGTTCGACGGCGATGCGGCTGATCCTGCAGCGCAATCAAAACTTGACTTTAGCCAAACGTTTGCATTTAAGAACTTTACGCTGGATATGAACCCCATGTCGCACCAGTTTAGCAATATTGATGTAACTACTACCCGCCAGGTGGAGCGCAGCCGGGACTTTTTTACCCTGTTCGACTTTTCGGCAAAATGGGATGTAGTGCCCAGCATGTTAACGCAAAACCACGACAAGGTGATAAAAGGATTTATGGGCCTTACCACGGCTTACAATAAAACCCTGCTTAAACCAGGCGTCACCATAATGGGCGAGACGAAAAGCAGTAACGAGGCCCGCTACATCCACGGCGAATACGGCAAAGGTCAATGGACTTTTTACAGTGGCCACGACCCTGAAGATTACCAGCACATTGTAGGTGACCCCCCAACTGATCTGAAGCTGCATCCCAATTCTCCCGGATACCGCCTTATTTTAAATAATGTGCTGTTTCCGGCAGCAAAAAAGAAGAAGCAGAAAACGTGA